The proteins below are encoded in one region of Halocatena salina:
- the samp2 gene encoding ubiquitin-like small modifier protein SAMP2, whose protein sequence is MRVTAEIVGSETQELELGANATYGDLLGAVGLSPHEATVLVDGRPVPDDGAIDAEHVRVLRLIKGG, encoded by the coding sequence ATGCGCGTCACGGCCGAGATCGTGGGGAGTGAAACACAGGAGCTCGAACTCGGAGCCAACGCAACATACGGCGATCTCCTCGGTGCAGTCGGGTTGAGTCCACACGAGGCCACCGTCCTCGTCGACGGACGACCGGTCCCCGACGACGGTGCCATCGACGCCGAACACGTCCGCGTGCTCCGGCTCATCAAAGGTGGCTAG
- a CDS encoding phosphoglucomutase/phosphomannomutase family protein produces MDPEDQIVFGTDGWRDTLDTFTEPRVRIVAQAIATQIETGTVAVGYDARDGSRDFADAVADVLTDNGIDVIVSERDCPTPVLAWTITDRDLDGGVMITASHNPPEYNGIKFLPPDGAPALPSVTDELSDQLADPTAVAVSERGDRHDDTFTTAYGQHAFAFVDSHLDLEGTTIAYDAMYGSGRGVTDALLAETGAAVDRLRCERDPTFGGTPPEPSADRLESLTERVTAGPASLGIANDGDADRIAVITPDRGYLDPNLYYAVLYEYLLETSSGPAVRTVSTTHLIDRIGAAHGERVIETPVGFKWVADAMAEHDAIIGGEESGGFGLTPHLRNKDGVLLALLTAAAHAERPLDDRADDITETYGEIHQDRLSVACPDDRKSGVLSELENVIPDRVAGTAVESIGTSDGFKINLEDGSWLLVRPSGTEPKLRVYAEADSDARVNELLVAGEDLTEPLV; encoded by the coding sequence ATGGACCCCGAAGATCAGATCGTGTTCGGCACTGACGGTTGGCGTGATACACTCGATACGTTTACCGAGCCTCGGGTGCGGATCGTCGCCCAAGCGATCGCAACCCAGATCGAAACGGGAACGGTTGCGGTGGGATACGACGCTCGTGATGGGTCGCGTGACTTTGCGGACGCGGTCGCCGACGTGCTCACCGACAACGGGATCGACGTGATCGTCAGCGAACGCGACTGTCCGACGCCGGTGCTCGCGTGGACGATCACTGACCGTGATCTCGATGGCGGCGTGATGATCACGGCGAGCCACAATCCACCGGAGTATAACGGCATCAAGTTCCTTCCGCCGGACGGAGCACCCGCGTTGCCGTCTGTGACTGACGAACTGAGCGACCAGTTGGCAGACCCGACCGCAGTGGCGGTCTCCGAACGCGGTGATCGACACGACGATACGTTCACGACCGCGTACGGACAGCACGCCTTCGCATTCGTGGATTCTCACCTCGATCTAGAGGGAACGACGATCGCCTACGACGCGATGTACGGCAGCGGTCGCGGCGTCACCGACGCGTTGTTAGCTGAGACCGGTGCGGCTGTCGATCGGCTCCGGTGTGAGCGCGATCCGACGTTTGGGGGGACACCGCCCGAACCGAGCGCCGACCGGCTCGAATCCCTCACCGAACGCGTTACCGCCGGTCCCGCGTCGCTTGGCATCGCCAACGATGGCGACGCCGATCGGATCGCCGTCATCACCCCCGATCGGGGCTATCTCGACCCGAACCTCTACTACGCGGTGTTGTACGAGTATCTCCTCGAAACGTCGTCCGGCCCGGCGGTTCGAACGGTGTCGACCACGCATCTCATCGATCGCATCGGTGCCGCCCACGGCGAACGCGTGATCGAGACGCCGGTCGGATTCAAGTGGGTTGCGGATGCGATGGCAGAGCACGACGCGATCATCGGTGGCGAAGAGAGCGGTGGCTTCGGTCTCACGCCCCACCTCCGGAACAAAGACGGCGTCTTGCTCGCGCTGTTGACGGCCGCCGCCCACGCTGAGCGACCGCTCGACGACCGTGCTGACGACATCACCGAGACGTACGGCGAGATCCATCAAGATCGGCTGAGCGTCGCCTGTCCCGACGATCGAAAATCCGGCGTGCTTTCCGAACTGGAAAACGTCATTCCCGACCGCGTTGCCGGGACGGCAGTGGAATCGATCGGGACGAGCGACGGCTTCAAAATCAACCTCGAAGACGGCTCGTGGCTGCTCGTCAGACCGAGCGGCACCGAGCCGAAGCTCCGCGTGTACGCCGAAGCGGATTCGGACGCGCGCGTCAACGAACTGTTGGTGGCCGGGGAGGATCTCACCGAGCCGCTGGTTTAA
- a CDS encoding PLP-dependent cysteine synthase family protein: MNDSVLDTIGSPLVEVHSPPGSTIGAKLESKNPAGSAKDRPALGMVERAEAEGMISPGDRLVEPTSGNTGIGLAVVTAAKGYDLTIVMPDSKSPERRRIMRAYGADLDLVDGDISDAKDRADHLTEEGMVQLRQFENPANTEAHYRTTGDEILHQVEDRTIDAFVAGVGTGGTITGVGRRLREAFPEMEVVAVEPEANAVLSTGESGEDSFQGMGPGFVSDNLDLDLVDSIETVSIDTAEAECRQLAREEGLLVGQSSGAANVAAKRVATRLADENDTPDDPLVVTVFPDSGERYMSTGMFDAQTDREG, from the coding sequence ATGAACGATTCCGTCCTCGACACCATCGGATCGCCGCTGGTAGAAGTCCATTCTCCGCCGGGATCGACGATCGGGGCGAAGCTCGAATCGAAAAACCCCGCAGGCAGCGCAAAGGATCGCCCGGCATTGGGGATGGTCGAACGAGCGGAAGCAGAAGGGATGATATCGCCGGGCGATCGGCTCGTCGAGCCGACGAGCGGCAACACCGGGATCGGTCTCGCGGTCGTCACTGCCGCCAAGGGGTACGATCTCACGATCGTCATGCCGGATTCGAAATCACCCGAACGCCGACGAATCATGCGAGCATACGGTGCCGACCTCGATCTCGTGGACGGCGACATCAGCGACGCGAAAGATCGCGCCGATCACCTCACCGAAGAGGGGATGGTGCAGCTGCGACAGTTCGAGAACCCGGCGAATACGGAGGCACACTACCGGACAACCGGGGATGAAATCCTCCACCAAGTGGAAGACCGGACGATCGACGCGTTCGTTGCGGGCGTCGGAACCGGTGGGACGATCACCGGCGTCGGTCGCCGACTGCGCGAAGCGTTTCCCGAGATGGAGGTCGTCGCCGTCGAACCCGAGGCCAATGCGGTGCTCTCGACCGGTGAATCGGGTGAAGACTCGTTTCAGGGGATGGGTCCGGGGTTCGTGAGTGACAATCTGGATCTGGATCTCGTCGATTCGATCGAGACGGTTTCGATCGACACCGCAGAAGCCGAATGTCGACAGCTCGCGAGAGAGGAGGGACTGCTCGTCGGACAGTCCAGCGGGGCAGCGAACGTCGCGGCCAAACGGGTCGCCACCCGGCTCGCAGACGAGAACGATACGCCCGACGACCCACTCGTCGTGACGGTGTTTCCGGACAGCGGCGAACGATACATGTCGACAGGGATGTTCGATGCCCAGACCGACCGTGAGGGGTGA
- the purD gene encoding phosphoribosylamine--glycine ligase: protein MDETVLLVGGGGREHAIARALTDSDVTLYACASNRNPGIARLAAGFKTLDETHPTAVVTYATEINATLAVIGPEAPLESGVVDALEEAGVYAFGPRETEARIETDKAFQRRFMAEHDIPGCPDFATFEEMDAACEYIDSYDGDLAVKPAGLTGGKGVRVTGDQITKEEAKAYLRESEYTRVVLEERLVGEEFTVQAFVANGEFRVSPAVQDHKRAYEGDEGPNTGGMGSYSAEDDLLPFMTAKDYADAVSIIDQVVDALKGYKGTLYGQFMLTAEGVKVVEFNARFGDPEAMNTLPVLETPLLDVLKAARDGEPLPELTFTQQATVCKYAVPAGYPTDPSAGAEITIDEDSAGEALLFYASVDERDDGIYTTTSRAFAVVGRAENIETAEEIAEEALAVAGEKGLHVRHDIGTPELVQQRIDHIETLR from the coding sequence ATGGACGAGACCGTTCTACTCGTCGGCGGCGGCGGGCGAGAGCACGCGATCGCTCGCGCGCTGACCGATTCCGACGTCACCTTGTACGCCTGTGCGTCGAACCGCAATCCCGGCATCGCTCGGCTCGCGGCAGGATTCAAAACACTGGATGAGACCCACCCAACGGCGGTTGTCACCTACGCGACGGAGATCAACGCGACGCTGGCGGTGATCGGCCCCGAGGCACCGCTGGAATCTGGCGTCGTAGACGCTCTTGAGGAGGCAGGGGTGTACGCGTTCGGTCCCCGCGAAACCGAGGCGCGAATCGAGACGGACAAGGCGTTTCAGCGGCGGTTCATGGCCGAACACGACATTCCGGGCTGTCCGGACTTTGCGACGTTTGAGGAGATGGACGCGGCGTGTGAGTACATCGACAGCTACGACGGCGATCTCGCGGTCAAACCCGCTGGACTCACGGGTGGGAAGGGGGTGCGTGTGACCGGCGACCAGATAACGAAAGAGGAGGCAAAAGCCTACCTCCGGGAATCGGAGTATACCCGAGTGGTGCTCGAAGAGCGCTTGGTCGGCGAGGAGTTCACCGTCCAAGCGTTCGTTGCCAACGGGGAGTTTCGGGTTTCGCCCGCTGTGCAGGACCACAAACGCGCCTACGAAGGAGACGAAGGACCCAACACCGGCGGGATGGGGAGCTACTCCGCTGAGGATGATCTGCTCCCGTTTATGACGGCCAAGGACTACGCGGACGCTGTCTCGATCATCGATCAAGTCGTTGACGCCCTCAAAGGGTACAAAGGGACGCTGTACGGGCAGTTCATGCTCACTGCGGAGGGAGTGAAGGTCGTGGAGTTCAATGCTCGGTTCGGCGATCCCGAAGCGATGAACACCCTTCCGGTGCTCGAAACCCCGTTGCTCGACGTGCTCAAAGCCGCCCGCGACGGCGAGCCGCTCCCAGAACTGACCTTCACACAGCAGGCAACGGTGTGTAAATACGCCGTTCCGGCGGGTTATCCGACCGATCCCAGTGCGGGTGCTGAGATCACGATCGACGAAGACAGCGCGGGTGAGGCCTTGTTGTTCTACGCTAGCGTCGACGAGCGGGACGACGGAATCTACACCACTACCTCTCGTGCCTTCGCGGTCGTCGGTCGGGCTGAGAACATCGAAACCGCCGAAGAGATCGCAGAGGAGGCGTTAGCTGTGGCCGGTGAGAAGGGACTGCACGTTAGACACGACATCGGGACCCCCGAGTTGGTCCAACAGCGCATCGACCACATCGAAACACTCCGGTAG
- a CDS encoding thioredoxin domain-containing protein — MTDPTRRNRLDEEQSPYLQQHADNPVHWQPWDDDALAAAKERDVPIFLSIGYSACHWCHVMEDESFQNESVASVLNEHFVPIKVDREERPDLDSIYQTICQLVTGGGGWPLSVWLTPDGKPFYVGTYFPPKARGRVPGFRDLLENITGSWTDPDQREEMETRAEQWTDAIAGELEEVPDQPGKAPEADVLESTAQRVVKSADREYGGFGSGQKFPQTGRIRALLRAADRTGEKAYRAVAEETLDAMIRGGLFDHVGGGFHRYTTDREWVVPHFEKMLYDNAEITRALLAGYQLTGYDRYVRAARETLSFVERELTHPDGGFYATLDAQSDGEEGAFYVWTPEEIDTAVDDDTAADLFCDRYGVTESGNFEDGNTVLTVQTGIDELAETYDRSAEDVESSLETARKQLFEHRGQRPNPGRDEKVLAGWNGLMISAFAEGALVRPGAGLADTAERALSFVRSQLWDEKERRLARREKDGDVSGDGYLEDYAFLGRGALHLYETTGSVEALGFAIDLATAIEREFWDETERTLYFTPESGESMIARPQELSDQSTPSSAGVATSLLLALDQFVSHDRFGSIAETVLSTHAETIESDPLRCLSLALAADEHAAGPIELTVAAEELPPSFREQLATTYLSRRIVAPRPPTTDGVAEWVEELGLDEIPPIWAGRDQQADEPTAYLCKNFTCSPPKTDIAEALAWRSDTQGT; from the coding sequence ATGACTGATCCCACTCGACGCAACCGCCTCGATGAGGAGCAGAGTCCGTATCTCCAACAGCACGCGGACAATCCGGTGCACTGGCAGCCATGGGATGATGACGCGCTCGCAGCAGCCAAAGAGCGCGATGTTCCGATCTTCCTGTCGATCGGCTATTCGGCGTGTCACTGGTGTCACGTGATGGAAGACGAAAGCTTCCAAAACGAGTCAGTCGCGTCGGTGTTGAACGAACATTTCGTTCCGATCAAGGTCGACCGCGAGGAGCGGCCGGATCTTGACAGCATCTACCAGACGATCTGTCAGCTCGTCACCGGTGGCGGCGGGTGGCCGTTGTCGGTGTGGCTCACACCGGATGGTAAGCCGTTTTACGTCGGGACGTACTTCCCGCCCAAGGCGCGTGGACGAGTTCCGGGCTTTCGAGATCTCCTCGAAAACATCACCGGCTCGTGGACCGATCCCGATCAGCGCGAGGAGATGGAAACCCGGGCCGAGCAGTGGACCGACGCGATCGCAGGAGAGCTAGAGGAAGTTCCGGACCAACCCGGAAAAGCGCCCGAAGCCGACGTGCTCGAGTCGACTGCACAGCGGGTCGTCAAAAGCGCCGACAGGGAGTACGGTGGGTTCGGCTCCGGACAGAAGTTCCCCCAGACGGGTCGGATCCGGGCACTGTTGCGCGCGGCCGACCGAACCGGGGAGAAAGCGTACCGAGCGGTAGCAGAGGAAACCTTAGATGCGATGATCCGAGGCGGGCTGTTCGACCACGTTGGCGGGGGATTCCACCGGTACACCACGGATAGGGAATGGGTAGTTCCTCACTTCGAGAAGATGTTGTACGACAACGCCGAGATCACGCGGGCGTTGCTCGCCGGCTACCAGCTCACTGGCTACGACCGGTACGTTCGTGCTGCCCGAGAGACGCTTTCGTTCGTCGAACGGGAGCTTACCCATCCCGACGGCGGGTTTTACGCCACGCTGGACGCCCAAAGCGACGGAGAGGAAGGAGCGTTTTACGTCTGGACGCCCGAGGAGATCGACACTGCAGTGGACGATGATACGGCCGCTGACCTGTTCTGTGACCGATACGGCGTGACCGAATCCGGGAATTTCGAGGACGGGAACACCGTTCTCACCGTCCAAACCGGCATCGACGAACTCGCCGAGACGTACGATCGCTCGGCCGAGGACGTCGAGTCATCACTGGAGACGGCCCGCAAACAGCTGTTCGAGCACCGTGGGCAGCGACCCAACCCCGGACGAGACGAGAAAGTGCTAGCAGGCTGGAACGGACTGATGATCTCCGCGTTCGCAGAGGGCGCGCTGGTCCGTCCCGGCGCGGGGCTCGCCGACACCGCAGAGCGTGCGCTCTCGTTCGTCCGGTCTCAGCTCTGGGATGAGAAAGAACGCCGGTTGGCGCGCCGGGAGAAAGACGGTGATGTGAGCGGTGACGGCTACCTCGAGGATTACGCGTTTCTCGGACGAGGGGCGCTACATCTGTACGAGACGACGGGTTCGGTCGAGGCGCTCGGGTTTGCGATCGACCTCGCAACAGCCATCGAGCGGGAGTTTTGGGACGAGACGGAGCGCACCCTGTATTTCACTCCCGAAAGCGGCGAATCGATGATCGCCCGGCCACAGGAGTTGTCCGACCAGTCGACGCCGTCGAGCGCGGGGGTTGCCACGTCGCTGTTGCTCGCCCTCGACCAGTTCGTCTCTCACGACCGATTCGGATCGATCGCCGAGACAGTGCTGTCGACTCACGCCGAGACGATCGAGTCGGATCCGCTCCGGTGTCTCTCGCTCGCGCTGGCTGCGGACGAACACGCGGCTGGGCCGATCGAACTCACGGTTGCGGCCGAGGAACTCCCGCCGTCGTTCCGCGAACAGCTGGCAACGACCTATCTCTCGCGTCGGATCGTCGCACCGCGGCCGCCGACGACCGACGGTGTCGCCGAATGGGTCGAAGAGCTGGGTCTCGACGAGATCCCACCGATCTGGGCCGGACGGGACCAACAGGCGGACGAGCCGACGGCGTATCTCTGTAAGAATTTCACCTGTTCGCCGCCGAAAACCGACATTGCCGAGGCGCTCGCGTGGCGGTCTGACACACAGGGAACGTGA
- a CDS encoding DUF7351 domain-containing protein, producing MSDSTEQDVTERLPPEDVFSILGNETRIDIIQALWQAENTPVSFSELQDRAAVADSGQFNYHLGKLVGTFVQRDEEGYGLTYAGRRIIGAILDGTYTKRVEIDPFEIGTSCSACGSSLEASYENDQFVVCCPNCTEAVLRFAFPPGVLDGRPRKEFAETASRWIRAQLSFTVNGVCPNCAGAITHSITRDPEYHNREIGLEYDCERCQHHATATVGLHLSYHPAVIALYDDHGIDLNEEFLQSYVYNVDQYTTVRSNNPLRISVTVSLLGDELELIVDEDLNVVERYRK from the coding sequence ATGTCAGATTCGACCGAGCAGGACGTAACTGAGCGGCTCCCCCCAGAAGATGTCTTTTCGATTCTCGGCAATGAGACGCGGATCGACATCATTCAAGCGCTCTGGCAGGCCGAAAACACTCCTGTATCGTTCTCGGAACTGCAAGACCGCGCTGCCGTTGCTGACAGCGGTCAGTTCAACTACCACCTCGGGAAGCTCGTCGGGACGTTCGTCCAACGCGATGAGGAAGGGTACGGACTCACCTACGCCGGGCGGCGGATCATCGGCGCAATACTCGATGGAACCTACACGAAGCGCGTCGAAATCGATCCGTTCGAAATCGGTACATCGTGTTCCGCCTGTGGGTCGTCACTCGAAGCGAGCTACGAAAACGATCAGTTCGTCGTCTGTTGTCCGAACTGTACGGAAGCGGTGTTGCGGTTCGCGTTCCCGCCGGGAGTGCTTGATGGTCGTCCTCGCAAAGAATTCGCTGAAACGGCCAGCCGCTGGATCCGGGCACAGCTCTCGTTCACTGTGAACGGTGTTTGCCCGAACTGTGCTGGAGCCATCACCCACTCGATCACGAGAGATCCCGAGTACCACAACCGAGAGATCGGTCTCGAATACGACTGCGAACGGTGTCAACACCACGCCACCGCTACCGTCGGGTTGCACCTCAGCTACCACCCCGCCGTCATCGCATTGTACGACGACCATGGCATCGATCTCAACGAGGAGTTCCTGCAGAGCTACGTCTACAACGTTGACCAGTACACGACCGTGCGTTCGAACAACCCGTTGCGAATCAGCGTCACTGTCTCGCTCCTAGGTGATGAACTCGAACTGATCGTTGATGAAGATCTGAACGTCGTTGAACGGTATCGCAAATAA
- a CDS encoding acyl-CoA thioesterase, with the protein MPDLLDTHMENRWMIQPNHANILETAHGGHVLKWMDEIGAMAAMRFSKESCVTAHINHVDFQRPIMVGDLALIEAYVYDVGRTSMRVRLRAYREDPQTGTQEQTTESYFVYVAIDEDREPTSVPELTVSTERGKRLQEAALNGESRDE; encoded by the coding sequence ATGCCAGATCTGCTGGATACGCACATGGAAAACCGGTGGATGATCCAGCCCAATCACGCCAACATCCTCGAAACCGCCCACGGGGGCCACGTGTTGAAATGGATGGACGAGATCGGTGCGATGGCGGCCATGCGGTTTTCAAAGGAATCGTGTGTGACCGCCCACATCAATCACGTCGATTTCCAACGGCCGATCATGGTGGGCGATCTCGCGCTCATCGAAGCGTACGTGTACGACGTTGGACGGACGAGTATGCGCGTGCGGCTGCGGGCGTACCGGGAAGATCCCCAGACGGGAACGCAAGAACAGACCACCGAATCGTATTTCGTCTACGTTGCGATCGATGAGGACCGGGAGCCGACATCGGTGCCCGAACTCACCGTTTCGACCGAGCGCGGGAAGCGGCTCCAAGAGGCCGCACTCAACGGCGAGAGCAGAGACGAGTGA
- a CDS encoding thioredoxin family protein, which produces MALETMAPNPVWDADAHEETVTVLREHDDVTYTIWGGDWCKDCRSQLPDFGAALEAADVEDDRIEHVAVDRDKQGPGVEAYDIEYIPTIVVERGGDEVARFVESEDVPAAAYLAEQLDS; this is translated from the coding sequence ATGGCACTCGAAACGATGGCGCCGAATCCCGTTTGGGATGCGGATGCCCACGAAGAGACGGTCACGGTCCTGCGTGAGCACGACGACGTGACGTACACGATCTGGGGTGGTGATTGGTGCAAGGACTGTCGGTCACAGCTCCCCGATTTCGGCGCGGCGCTCGAGGCGGCTGACGTCGAAGACGACCGCATCGAACACGTCGCGGTCGACCGTGACAAGCAAGGTCCTGGCGTCGAGGCGTACGACATCGAGTACATTCCGACGATCGTCGTCGAGCGCGGTGGCGACGAGGTGGCCCGGTTCGTCGAGAGCGAAGACGTTCCTGCAGCGGCGTATCTGGCAGAACAGCTTGATTCGTGA
- a CDS encoding acyltransferase, which produces MPDDTDPTRHDRLDRHPTPGAHNSLWRWPSAKHPLRIAFNYALIVLARHSPSLRLKNYLLGLTGVTVGQGVSWGLESTPDVFWPELITVEDHAIIGYDATLLCHEFLQEEYRTGAVVVQEGAMIGAGAIVLPGVTIGAGARVAANSLVTDDVPPDTTVAGVPATEQSRA; this is translated from the coding sequence ATGCCCGACGACACAGACCCCACTCGTCACGACCGTCTCGACAGACACCCGACACCGGGAGCACACAACTCCCTATGGCGGTGGCCCAGCGCCAAACATCCGTTGCGGATCGCGTTCAACTACGCCCTCATCGTCCTCGCGCGCCACTCCCCAAGCCTGCGGCTGAAGAACTATCTGCTGGGACTCACGGGTGTTACCGTGGGGCAAGGTGTTTCGTGGGGCTTAGAGTCGACGCCGGACGTGTTCTGGCCCGAACTCATCACTGTTGAGGACCACGCCATCATCGGGTATGACGCCACACTCCTCTGCCATGAGTTCCTCCAAGAGGAGTATCGAACCGGTGCAGTCGTCGTTCAGGAAGGAGCGATGATCGGTGCGGGTGCAATCGTGCTTCCTGGAGTGACGATCGGTGCGGGTGCGCGAGTGGCTGCCAACTCGCTGGTGACCGACGACGTCCCTCCCGACACGACCGTGGCCGGTGTGCCCGCGACCGAACAGTCACGAGCGTGA
- a CDS encoding MFS transporter yields the protein MGWVRRRFSGSGFSGLATNTNFLRLFSGRVTTDTGDSLYFIGTMWLVGELTGSAFYTGLATALVRAPDLLSVFIGPLVDRWRLRRLLLSTQLINGIGVLVVPIAAVVDRLSVWLVLFLIPVLYFVNGFVYPAQNAALPQIVAEDELTQANSLFSTSVRTVDMVANAVAGVLIAVIGAVPLFVINSITFAVAALLFVGVTVPKTPRNNGKNEIKDESDENDEGYIAEFRKGIDYVHGSVLQAMLFGMMVSNFAATALTALLPIVADSLAGPTAYGLLVAAMGAGSLVGAGGAFLIEKFPIGWVAIASHVCSGSLLLTAVTAPGVWPTGAVLFMAAVPLGTFNVLFFSMVQSALDDALLGRVTSLMRTVLSGIAPVGGVLGGAIASVVGSAVALYGIGGMIAVVGVYYLLHPRLRSLPSVAEADETVLGVHTDRKER from the coding sequence ATGGGATGGGTTCGACGACGTTTCAGCGGATCTGGTTTCAGTGGTCTCGCCACCAACACGAACTTTCTGCGACTGTTCTCTGGACGAGTCACTACTGACACCGGTGATAGCCTGTATTTCATCGGGACGATGTGGCTCGTTGGGGAGCTGACGGGTTCAGCGTTCTACACAGGACTTGCCACTGCGCTCGTGCGGGCACCCGACCTCCTCAGCGTTTTCATCGGGCCACTCGTGGACCGCTGGCGATTGCGTCGGTTACTCCTGAGCACCCAGCTCATCAACGGTATCGGCGTGCTGGTTGTGCCTATCGCCGCCGTGGTGGATCGTCTCTCAGTCTGGCTCGTGCTCTTCCTCATTCCCGTATTGTATTTCGTCAACGGGTTCGTTTACCCGGCACAGAACGCGGCACTCCCACAGATCGTTGCGGAAGATGAACTCACACAGGCAAACTCACTCTTCTCGACGTCTGTTCGAACGGTCGATATGGTCGCCAACGCCGTCGCTGGCGTGCTCATCGCTGTCATCGGGGCAGTCCCTCTGTTTGTCATTAACTCGATCACGTTCGCCGTTGCGGCACTCCTGTTCGTCGGTGTCACCGTTCCGAAGACGCCACGGAACAACGGGAAGAATGAGATCAAGGACGAGAGCGATGAGAACGATGAGGGGTACATCGCCGAGTTCCGAAAGGGAATCGACTACGTACACGGCTCTGTCCTACAAGCGATGCTGTTCGGGATGATGGTGAGCAATTTCGCGGCGACAGCACTGACTGCACTCCTGCCGATCGTTGCGGATTCACTCGCTGGGCCTACAGCGTACGGTCTGCTCGTGGCGGCGATGGGGGCGGGAAGCCTCGTTGGGGCAGGTGGGGCGTTTCTCATCGAGAAGTTCCCCATCGGCTGGGTAGCGATCGCTTCGCACGTGTGCTCTGGGTCACTGTTGCTCACAGCAGTCACCGCGCCTGGCGTCTGGCCAACCGGTGCAGTGCTGTTCATGGCCGCAGTGCCACTGGGTACGTTCAACGTGTTGTTCTTCTCGATGGTGCAATCCGCGCTTGACGACGCACTCCTCGGTCGTGTTACATCACTCATGCGAACAGTGCTGTCGGGAATAGCGCCTGTCGGTGGAGTACTCGGTGGAGCGATCGCTAGCGTCGTCGGCAGCGCGGTGGCGCTGTATGGGATCGGTGGGATGATAGCTGTCGTCGGAGTGTACTACTTGCTTCATCCACGACTCCGGTCACTCCCGTCAGTAGCTGAGGCTGACGAGACAGTGCTCGGTGTTCACACCGATCGAAAAGAGCGGTGA
- a CDS encoding GNAT family N-acetyltransferase encodes MTDHIAPQFDVRPARAEALPTVMAILDAALLDIAVETVRDRLSSGAVLVATEEERILGTVVLDDTHIEAIAVRPNRRGQGIGTALVDAASTRGRLTAAFRPGVSEFYESLGFDIERTGDRWRGVKPAAR; translated from the coding sequence GTGACTGATCACATCGCGCCGCAGTTCGACGTTCGCCCCGCCAGAGCCGAGGCGCTTCCGACGGTGATGGCGATTCTCGACGCTGCGTTGCTCGATATCGCCGTGGAAACGGTCAGAGACAGGCTCTCGTCGGGAGCCGTTCTGGTCGCCACCGAGGAGGAGCGGATTCTCGGGACGGTGGTACTGGACGACACCCACATCGAGGCGATCGCGGTGCGTCCGAACCGACGCGGACAGGGGATCGGGACGGCGCTCGTCGACGCCGCGAGCACGCGCGGGCGACTTACCGCCGCGTTCCGTCCGGGTGTGAGCGAGTTCTACGAGTCGTTGGGCTTCGACATCGAACGGACGGGCGATCGATGGCGAGGCGTTAAACCAGCGGCTCGGTGA